The Carassius gibelio isolate Cgi1373 ecotype wild population from Czech Republic chromosome A1, carGib1.2-hapl.c, whole genome shotgun sequence region AGCCTCCAGTGGTCAAACGTGAAGGAGATTCAGTCCAGATCAAATGCTCTTATGATGAAAACTATTCAACAGAAGTAAAGCATCTGTGCAAAGGAAAGTGTTTGACTCCAGATGATCTGAAGAACAATCAATCAGATGAAGATCATGATAAAAACACAAAGATTTCAGTAAAGGACGACACTGAACTCAATATCTTCACTGTGAACATGACTGACCTGAGAGCAGAGGATGCTGGGAAATACTGGTGTGCAGTGAAAGACATGTTTAACCTTTCCATTGAGCTCATGATTGTCATGAAGAAAGGTGAGGATGTTTATTTGGAAAGAATCTCAGTGTTTCTGCTCTTCCTGTAATCTTTCTCATcatatttaatgttgttttcttCAGTCATCACTCGTGAAGCATCTGTCGGAGGATCAGTGTCCATCAGCTGTAAATACTTCAGGAATCAAACACAGAGGTTTTTCTGCAGAGGAGATCAGCCCAATATCTGCTTCATAGACGGAGTTCGTGTTTCATCAAATAAGAGTGTAAACAGCAGATTCTCTCTGACTGAAGAAACCTCTGCTGGAGTCTTTACTGTGAACATCAGCAATCTGAGAGCAGAGGATTCTGGGAAATACTGGTGTGCAGAGGAGAGTTCTGGATCCTTCATCTTCACTGAGGTTCAGCTACATGTGACCACAGGTAAAATCATTAaccatgaaattaaaatgaactttcttcagatgaacacaaacatatattttgaaatgaagttTTTTCTTAAGTATGCAGTGAAAGTCAGTGCTGTTTGGTTGATCATCTTGAGGGTAGTCAATGatgcttcttttcttttttctttttttagtgtaGTAAACTGCAGAAAACAAGCGTTTGATACTACTGCTGCtgcattttttattcttttattcttttacttttattttttgtggcTCACAAAAGATTGGAAAGAGACAAAAGATGTGCTTTGAATTGTTTAACctcagcacagtttttttttctctcgttgTTACGGTGAAGCTGTGTTGAAATTAGGGCTGTAGGTGATTACAATTTTTCATGAAATTAATTATATGATGTGGTGatcaattaatctaattaatcacacacaaacaaaggaggagaaattactctgaaaatataatttagagTCATTGTTGTGCAatgcatcaaacagagattacaaaaagtaggttcagcaagaaatattttgtttgatgaaatgtattacatatactcttttggaccatgtgagtaaatgatgacagaattgtcattttggttgggtgaactataacttattttcttaattttattatttttactaccaacatattaaattatttctttaatgaaaggatactctaaataataaactaaagctGCCAGTAGGTGgaggtaaatgtcttaatgattaagtcatccaGTCATTTATTCTTCGTTTAATTCGtccaaatggctgattcattcaggatcgaagttaatgtttctttatgaatggttcattgaatcattaagcATGTTCTACTTGAAGCAGATCTgctgaaaattaataattttaacgcgTTATTTTCCTCCattattaattaatctaattaacgtgTTAAATTACCAGCCAGAAATATGTAGGCGTATGAATAATGCACTGTGTGACTTCAATGAGTCTCAGACGTGAAGCATGAGCTTGACATCTAATTACTGTCTGCTTTAACTGTAcagatttttttcaatttttcacattttgtgtTTCACTGAAAATCTGTCAATCTGTTTCTCTAAATTATTAAACCATCAGTGCTCTATGACTGTGTTTGCAGAAATGACGACAGCTGACACCAAAAGGGAAACATCCCAGAATATAGAAAAGCCTGGTGAGTCTGCTTCTCAGCTGGAGTTTGAAGTGATATTTACAGAAATCTGAGCATGGGATCTACAACATGTGCAACTTGTAagaattagtgtgtgtgtgtgtgtgtgtgtgtgtgtgtgtgtgtgtgctttatttatttttaagaaataaccTCGTCTGGcacaaaaaaggaaacagaaaagtCTGGTAAGATCCAGGAGAAAGTTTCTCAGTTTGAGTTGAAAGTGATCTTACGATACAAACATCagatgcatgtacagtatgtgtctgaATGTCATGTGCTCGCCTTATATCTCAGTTATCTCTTTCTGTGATTTCAGGGTTTCCAGTGACAGCTGTGGTGGTTCCTGTGGGTTTGATTCTGCTCGCTCTGGTCATAGTGTTACTCTTATTCAAACTGAAACACAACAAACGGGGTGAGACACAAACACTACTGAACGCTCAGTTTCTGTCTCTCAGAAATACACACACGGTTCAAATCATCTCTCATTTTCTCAGTCTCAGATGCTTCTCTTGTTCACACAGACAACATCTCATCATCTGAAAGAAGAGAGACAGAAGACCATGAAAGAGTGAGATTCAGATCTACAGCTCAATCTGTGAAATGTCTAACATGTATGTTTTTCTTCATGAATTGGATATTTTGCTTCCTGCAGACTCAAGAAGAGATTCAAGATGCCAGACACCATTCAGACTCAGACCCTGAATCAACTCCTCTTTATTCCACAGTTCAGTTACCCACAATCCCCTCTGATTCGCAGAATCCAGTTTACTCCACAGTTCAGTTACCCACAATCCCCTCTGATTCGCAGAATCCAGTTTACTCCACAGTTCAGTTACCCACAATCCCCTCTGATGGGCTCCCGTACACTGCTGTCAGTTTCCAGAAGAATGAAGAGTCTCTCAGTGaagttacagtcagattcagtaaAGAGGAGATTCACTCTGATTACACATCTGTCAATCACAGTGTCCATCCAAATTAATATTAGCACTGGATTTTTGTATTTACACACAACATGAATCATGAAAAATGACAGAAATCCAGCTTCACTGAACGAGTCTTCAGCCAGCAACACATACATGTCACTGATGGACAAGAAGCTGAAATGTTTCTGTGACTGAAGAAAACACATTGGTTTCTTtgtaacattttgaaattaaatgtaaaatgaagacaGATGAGTGCACGTGTGCAAGAAAATATTGGCAATTGCAAAGTTTATCATGGTAATTGTAATTGATGCCATACAGTTGTATTTTgccacagtttattttattagaatgtgATGTATACATCATGCATGACAATGACTCTCTAGAAAAAACAACTTATGTACTTACATTGCAGTAATGcatacttaaaaatgtaattaactgCACTACTTTTAAATGAGGAGAGTAATTACAGTAACTTGCCAAGACAttgtaatctaaaaaaaataaaaaaaataaaaataaatgagtgcCTTTGTTCTGCGCTGGATTTATATGtttgaattatttttcatattttgaatcaaagtatctgctaaatgaataaatgttgtgTGTTTCCAACATCAGTCACTGTTGGATCAATACATAAACACTGGACAGAGGGCAGggttcaagtataactcgtttgaagtaatggtgcttcatataacattatccagagaaaccaatgttaatgataaagccactgttatgtttgtactggctactgtatacagcccacaagggcaccatacagactttattaaagagtttggtgatttcacatccgagttagttctggctgcagataaagttttaattgttggtgattttaatatccatgtcgataatgaaaaagatgcattgggatcagcatttatagacattctgaactctattggtgttagacaacacgtttcaggacctactcattgtcgaaatcatactctagatttaatactgtcacatggaattgatgttgatggtgttgaaattattcagcctagtgatgatatctcagattattatttagttctgtgtaaacttcatatagccaaaattgtaaattctacttcttgttacaagtatcgaagaaccatcacttctaccacaaaagactgcattttaagttatcttcctgatgtatccaaattccttagcatatccaaaacctcagaacaacttgatgatgtaacagaaactatggactctctcttttctagcactttaaatacagttgctccttta contains the following coding sequences:
- the LOC128026112 gene encoding polymeric immunoglobulin receptor-like, which produces MYDDISEGVLKVFISNLTEADEGTYRCGVNITDDHLFTEITLNISQVDDFNASSKSALIGERVNLTCNYPEKHPTIKHICKENKEKICENISSSEENRFEFSDSAAGVYTVSISNVSLRDAGVYWCGEETRDTHLTSVSLTNKHQLTLSNKTELILSSKPPLTSSKPPVVKREGDSVQIKCSYDENYSTEVKHLCKGKCLTPDDLKNNQSDEDHDKNTKISVKDDTELNIFTVNMTDLRAEDAGKYWCAVKDMFNLSIELMIVMKKVITREASVGGSVSISCKYFRNQTQRFFCRGDQPNICFIDGVRVSSNKSVNSRFSLTEETSAGVFTVNISNLRAEDSGKYWCAEESSGSFIFTEVQLHVTTEMTTADTKRETSQNIEKPEITSSGTKKETEKSGFPVTAVVVPVGLILLALVIVLLLFKLKHNKRDNISSSERRETEDHERTQEEIQDARHHSDSDPESTPLYSTVQLPTIPSDSQNPVYSTVQLPTIPSDSQNPVYSTVQLPTIPSDGLPYTAVSFQKNEESLSEVTVRFSKEEIHSDYTSVNHSVHPN